The sequence CTTCGTGGATTATCGGTCGTTGGTATTGTTGATCGAACTGCTTTTCTTGATTCGTTACGTTGGGATAAAGACATTATGGTTATGGATGCTCATGATCCTGTGGTTTTTTCTGCATATGCGGATCAGATTCTGCCGGTGAACATTACATTATCTATTGCACCACCAAGTATTTCAATTTCTGAACAAACATTTTTGTTGTCGAGTCTAGGAAATCAAAATGTGACGTATCGTTTTATCTTTCCGCAGGGTATTGCTATTAAAACTGCAAATAGCAGTCTTGTTTCAGCGGTTAAAGATCGATTGAGTACTGGTCAAGAATTTGTCGAGGTTTTTTTTATTGGCAGTAGTAGTGGAGATATTTCAGATGTTCTCAGCTGTGTTTTAGATCCTTCGCCGATTTTTGTACTCAGTCTTTTCTTACCTTGTATTTTAAGCTTTGTGCTGCTGATTATTCTTATTATTATTGTATATTTAATCCGTCGGAAGCGGCGATTTGGTGCTGGCCCAACGATAAAAAAACCAAAAAAGAGTAAGAGAAAAGAGGCTGAGGAGGAAGCTACTGGATACGAAGGTGAGGATTTTTATATTCCACCCCCACCGCCCTCTTCTCGGTAATCATTCTTTTTTCTTTGTGATGAGTGCGTGAGGAATATATTTCAAGAAGGTAGGTATTTTTTTGAGCAGCGGAAGTGCTAGTTTTGAGGGATAATCAATATCTCCAAATTGATTGATGATCTCAATACTTTTTTGTGAAGATAGTTTTTGGCAGATATTGTTGAGTTGCTGGTCGTTGAGTTTTTTGTAGATGTTTCGAAATCGCATGCCGATTGCTAATTCCTTTCCGATGTCGCGGGTCCATGTAGTGTGATATTTTTTCAGAAATGCATCTGTGAAATCTTGGGTTTCGAGTGCCTCAGCTGCAACAGTTGCACATTGTGTAGCACAGAGCAATGCAGGGTAGATTCCTCCACCTGATGTCGGTTTGACGTGACCTGCCGCATCTCCAACAAGCATGACGTTATCTGTTGTTGTTTTCGTGAGCGGGCCAAGTGGTATGATACCACCGATGCGATGTTCGATGTCTATGTCTTTGAGTTCTTGTTGTTTGAGGAGTTGATTGAAATAATAGGTGAGTGGTTGTGTTGTTGTTCTGGTGGTACACAGGCCGATCCGTGCTTTTGTTCCGTCTTTGTTTATAGGTATAATCCAGGCAAAGAAACCTGGTGCAATGTGTTGTCCGATGAAGATATGAACAAAAGTAGGATCAAGTGATGTATTAGTTATCTCAGCGCCAACAGCATTGAGGGTTTCTTTTGGTTGAGGAAAAGAGAACATTGTTCGAACAAGTGACTGTGGTCCATCGGCACCGATCAGTAGTTTTGTTGTAAACGTTCTTCGTTTTTTTTTATAACGTGTTGTTATAGTTAGTTGGCCATTTTTCTTTTCTATATTTGTGACCTTGTTTTCTAAAATAAGAGATGCACCATTTTTTTCTGCTGATGCTGCAAGGTATTCATCAAACACCGGGCGATTGATAACGAGTGCATGGCTGGTGTCGCCACCGATGGTAAAGGTTTCTCCTGATGGTGAATGGATGATCGCTCCGGAGATACTGTTTTGAATGATAGATGCTGGCAGGAGTGTTGTGTAGTTGAAAATGCGTGAGCTGACCAGTCCTGCACAGCTGAGCGGGAGTCCAATTTTTTTGTGTTCTTCTAAAACAGCAATAGTATATCCTTTTTTTGCAAGGTTGTCTGCAACAGTTGCACCTGCTGGTCCACACCCGACAATAACTGCATCGTACGAGGTCATACGAAACGTTGTATGTCACCAAAGATTTATAATAAAACCGGTGATACGGATGTCCTATGATGTTGAGTATTTGGTTCTTGCAGTTCTGTCAGTTTTTTGGCAATTTTTTTTCATTTTCTAAAAAAGATAAAAAAGACCAACAGCAAATAAAAGTATCTGACAAGAAAAATCTGTTATGTCGTTTTGTCCTTGATAGTTCTGGGAAAAAAGTTGGGGAGACGGTTGCGGTTGTTGATGAAGATATTCTTATTATTAAATCAGGTTGTCAGTTTCTTGGTGTTCCTTTGAAACATGTTGAGGAAAATGGAAAAACTATTTTAGTTAAAGGTTTGATTGATTATACGAAAGCCTGTGAGCTTGGGGAGACCTGGCGGGAAACCGCTACTCGTGATGCATGAAGGTTTGTATGAGCAAGGAAAACAGTATCGATTTTGAATATAAGATGGTTCTCATCTCTCGAAAAGATCTACCACTTTCACCGGGAAAGTTAGCTGTTCAGGTTGCTCATGCTGCTGTTGAATGTACGCTTCTTACAAAACAACATAAATCAGTATGGTTTTCAAAGTGGCATCGTGAAGGTGGAAAAAAAGTCGTTGTAAAAGTTGATTGTTTAGATGATTTTTTTAAATTAAAAAATGATGCAGAAAAATTAGGGATTGCAGCAGTGATTATTACTGATGCAGGGCTCACTGAAATCCCTGAGGGTACACAGACTGTTCTTGGTCTTGGTCCCGCTCCTGCGGCGTTACTCGACCGAATTACAGGTTCGCTTTCGTTGTTATGAATCGGCAGTGTATATCTTTTCTTTGTGGAAAAAAACATTAACTACGACGCTGTTTATGGCGTGGAGTGTTGTTTATGGAAAATCCTGTGTGTCCTCTTGAATATCGGTATGGTCGGAAAGAAGTAAAAGATATTTTTGGTGAGACAAGTAAACTTCAGTTTTATCTTGATGTGGAGGCCGCTCTTGCTCGTGCTCATGCTGCTGTTGGGAATATTCCGAAAAAAGCTGCTGATGAGATTTCGAGAAAAGCATCAGTAAAGTTTGTTACTGTTGATCGAGTAAAACAAATTGAACAGGAAACCAGGCATGATTTGATGGCGGTTACAAAAGCACTCAGCGAGGTTTGTGAAGGGGACGCCGGGAATTATGTGCATCTTGGAGCAACAAGTTATGATATTGTTGATACAGCAAATGCTCTTCAATTTTCCTTAGCGGCAGACTACCTCTCCAAAGAAGTAAAAGAACTGCGGCAAACACTCGTCGGGCTTGCTCAGAAATATAAGAAGACGATTATGCTTGGTCGAACCCATGGTCAGTTTTCTATTCCTATTACGTTTGGTTTGAAGATGGCAGTCTATGCCATGGAAGTTGATCGTCATCTTGAACGTCTCCATGAATGTAAATCTCGGGTTTTAGTTGGTAAGATGTCTGGTGCGGTTGGTACTGGTGCAGCGATGGGACCACATGTGTTAAAAATCCAGGAACTAGTCATGAAGGATTTGCGACTTGGGATTGAAGAAGCAGCAACGCAAATCGTTGGTAGAGATCGATATATCGAACTGATCTCAGTTCTTGCAAATATCGCAGCAAGTATTGAAAAATTTGCCACAGAGATCAGGAATCTACAGCGGAGTGAGATTGGCGAGGTTTCAGAAGCATTTGAGTCAAAAAAGCAGGTTGGCTCCTCGACGATGCCGCAGAAACGTAATCCAATTGTTTGTGAGCAAATATGCGGTCTTGCTCGGGTAATTCGAAGTTTGATTATTCCTACCTATGAAAACGCACTGCAATGGCATGAACGTGATTTATGTAATTCATCCTCTGAGCGTTTTATTTTACCCCATGCATTGATATTGACTGATTGGATTGTTTTTCAGATGAATAAAGTGTTTTCTGGTCTTCAGGTGTATCCTGAAAACATGGAGCGGAATATACAGCGATCTCTTGGTTTGCCGATGGCTGAAGCAGTGATGACAAAACTTGTTGAGAAAGGGCTTGGTCGAGGGCAGGCTCATGAAATCGTCCGTATGTGTTCACATAGAGCTTTTGAACAGCATCGTTCACTTCAAGAAATTTTATCGAAGGATCAGCAGGTTTCAACATTGTTGACTGACCGAGAGCTTGCAGAGGTACTTGATCCACAGCAGTATCTTGGTGTTAGTGAAGAGATTGTGGATCGTGTGGTGAAAAAACTTACCCGGTAACAAAAGGAGATAGAAGATATGGATTCCTATGAATTGATTGTACGCAATGCTGTTGAGGTTGTTACCCATGATGAACTGCGTGGAGTATTGCAAAAAGATAGTCCAAAGATGTATATTGGTTTTGAACCGTCAGGTTCAGTTCATCTTGGTTGGATGATTTGCATTCAAAAAATGAAAGATTTTCTAAGCGCTGGATTTGAATGTATCATTTTGCTTGCTGATTGGCATGCGTATATTAATGATAAACTCGGTGGCAATCTTGAGAAAATTCAGCTCTGTGGAACGTATATGGAGCATTGTTTTGCTGCACTTGGTCTTGATACGTCAAAGATTCGTTTTGTATATGCTCATGAGTATGTTGGTGATTCGAAATACTGGGAGTTAGTTTTGAAAACCGCGAAGGCAACGTCGGTTGCTCGGGTGAAGCGTGCGATGGATATCATGGGTCGAAAAGAGGAGGATATGGAGAAAGATTTGAGTAAGTTGTTGTATCCGGTTATGCAGGTTTCTGATATTTTTTATCTTGATGTCGATGTTGCATTTGGAGGTATGGATCAACGTCATGCACACATGCTTGCTCGTGATGTTGCACGAAAGTTGAATCGAAAATCCCCGGTTGCTGTTCATACACCGCTTCTGAGTGGTTTGCAGGCTGGTAGTCGGATGGATCCTATTGAGTCGAAGATGAGTAAAAGTAAGCCTGATTCTATGATTTCGATTCATGATTCATCGGAGACTGTAAAACGAAAATTAGGTAAAGCGTTTTGTCCGGAGAAGCAGGTTGAGGGTAACCCGGTTTTGGAGCTCTGCAAGTATGTTATTTTTCCTTGGTTAGATGGTGCTGTTTTTGTGATCGAACGTCCTGAGAAGTTTGGCGGTAATCTTGAGTTTGACAGGTATGATGCTTTAGAAAATGCGTTTCTGCAGGGGATTCATCCGTTGGATTTGAAAAATGCTGTTGCGACGTATATAACTCAGATGCTTGAACCGGTTCATAGGTATTTTCAACAGCATCAAGAGGTTCTTGAAAAGATGAGAAGTATTGGTATTATTCAGTGAACCTCTTTGTTTGCCTGCGTTGTTTTTGGTGATTGTTCAACGATGTGGTCAATTATTTTTTTGGTTTGTCTGCGGATTTCTGCGATTTCTTTTGGGACGAATTGGTATTGTTTCATGACAACTTCTGAAGTGAAGATGAGTGTATGAAGAAAGATGGCTGGATTCCATTGTTCTTGTTCTGCTAGTTTGAAGACTTTATTGACGTTGTTGAGAACGTCCTGGGTTGTATAGCTTTGTGGTTGTTGGTTTTGATGTTCTGGGTTTTGGTTCATAGAATCACGCAGACCAGAGCAATCAACCATATTTAGGTCTTTCTGTGGAATAAAAGATTCTGAATGGTCGAACCATTTTTCACGTTATTTTTCTTCTAAATTTATATCACATATGATACAATTTTTTGGTTTGTATTCTGCTCTGTGACCGAGTTTATATGATGGGTTGTGTTATCGGCGCTGGAATGTATTTTTCTTCAATATCAAGTTATCAATATCTTTATGAATATCTGGCGTCTGATCAATAATTTTTGGCATGGGAAGTTGCCGTGTCTGTTCGAGTGTCGAAAAGCGATAAATTTGTCCATGGAGGCGGGTCATCTCACGATCAATTTGCTCTTGGAGTCTGAGATTTTGCTCTCTGAGTTCTTTGATCTCTTCTTTTAAATGAAGGATATAATCTTGGATAATAGGGTTTACGTCTTCCTCCTGAACCATTTGGTTTACTTGCAGGTTTCCCTCTAACGACTGCTGGTTTACCCTGGTTGAGTGTACCTCTTGGTTTCCCACAGGGCATTTTATATCTTCAAGGTAATGCCAGAGTGCCTCTCTGAGAATTTCACTGTTGCTTTTTCCTTGTTTGTGAAGCTGGTCTATGATTCCTTCCTCTTGATGGGTTAGTTTCATCGCAATTGTTCTACCCATATGCATTCCATCCTAGTTACAAAAGGTAAACATATTTCCGGCATATAAATGTTGATGTCTTGATTAGTTTTTGATGTATTGATCACAATGATTTGACGAGTGTTAGGCTAAAAAGATCTTGCAGTATTCGTTTGTTTTCTACATACGATACATCTTGAATACCCACCCCTTTTTTGGTTTCTTTTGCTGATCTTTTGGTCCGGGGATGTTTGGTATGGTTGTTTCAACATGGGATTCAAGAGAGTGGTGTATCTGATGGTCGTGGATGCTTGGTTTTCGTGTTTCTTCAAGATAAAACATAATACGATCGAATTTATCATCGAGTCGTTTAATGGAATCTTTGACTTGTGTATAATACTCGGTCTGGAATGTAGTGTAGGTATCTCTGAGATATTGCTCTTGGGCAGTGTATCTCTTTTTCCACTCTTGAAGTTCTTCTTCGAGTTGTTTGGTGCGAAGTGATAATTCATTGATATATTGATTGAGATAGTCATGCGGTACGTTTATTGGTTGTTGGCCTGTGTGGTATACCGGTTTCTCCTCCTGTTGGTATACCACTTTCTCCTGATTTTGGTATACCGGTATACCAGGTTGGTATACCGTTTTCTCCTGATTTTGGTATACCGCTGTATCATTTTGGTATACCTTTTTCTCATTTTTCTCCTGTTGTTTTTGGTATACCGGTTGGTATACCGTTTTCTCCTGATTTTGGTATACCGGTATACCAGGTTGGTATACCGCTTCACCGATTTTCTCCTGTTGTTTTTGGTATACCGGTTGGTATACCGAGCTAAAATAATTTATGAGTGCTTCGCGCATAAGTGTAGTCGGTGAAATGCCTTGTTTTAAAATGCGATTTACGATTTCTTCTTCTTCAGCAGTAAGTTTTAATGAGAGAACTTTTTTCATATTCTTTTTCCCTCGCGATTTTGGAAAGTACATGCAGAGAATTGACTCTGCAATCATCTGGTTTTTCGTCAAAATTCTTATTTTTTGAATTCTGAAGGTCTTACTTATAGTTTATTCCCTGTTGTCGGTACTTTTTTGATCACTTTCCGAGTACTCGAGAGGACCTAGAATAGAACAAGGAGTGAGATTTTTACTGCTGAACCATAAATATGAAGAGAGTTCCTAGGATCATAAGGAGAACGAAACATAGGGTAAATGGAATCTTGATAGTATATGTACAAAATGATCCAATAATTCCTGTAGTTATACCTCCAATCCAAAATAATGCTGCTGTTGGTTGTTGAGGATATATGATAACTGCTAAAAAAATGATGATGCCGATCCCAAACAGCACCTCATACATATGTTGTCATCATCCTTGGTTGATATCTCCTCATGGTATATCTTTCTTATTTATTGTATTTATACATTTTGAAGCAAAATGTCACAAAGATATGTAAAATTTTTAAAGGAAAAATTGTACGTTTTTAGTTCGTCTTTACTTTGGTACTCGAGCTGAGGAGATTGTTTATGAAGAGCAACGAGGTTCCCTGTTTCACCAACGCAGAAGTGCCGGGGGAAGTCGTATTCCAATATATTTATATATGAAATCAGTATATACGCATATAAACACGTTTTAATACGTGTTGATAGGTGAAAGATATGAAAAAAGCGCAAATCCTAGGTTTGATACTTCTTATAGCGGGGATACTCCTTGTAGCACTCTCTTCAATGTTTGAAAGTTTACAAAAACTGGATCTTTTGACGATACCCGTACTTATGCTCTTCGCAGGCACAATCATCATTATCGGAGTTATTGTACTACTTTTATCAATTATTTTTGAACAAACACGTGATATGAACAAAAGAAAACAAGAGATCAAAAAGGAGGATTTTGAACCATGATACTCTCAAACACTGATTTTATCCCTGGGAAAGAAGTAGCTGAAGTTCTTGGCTTAGTCCGGGGAAACACCGTCCAGGCAAAAGTATTCTATAAAGACATTGCAGCTGGTTTTAGAAACTTTGTCGGCGGCGAAATCAAAGAATACACCGAGATGCTCTCAGAGGCACGTGAAATTGCATTAAAACGCATGGAGCAGAAAGCAGAAAAACTTGGTGCTGATGCCATCATCAATGTTCGTTTTATGACCTCTGCAATCATGGCAAGTGCTGCAGAAATTTTGCCTATGGAACCGCAGTGAAACTCAAATAGGATACGTATGGGGATCACGAATCTTATCATTTTCATCTCAGGACTTCTAGTGACTCTCATCGGTCTTGGTGCGTTTATCAATCCAAATCTTGCTCGTTGGATCAATGCACCAGGAGCTCCAATCATCAAAGCAATCATTGCACTGATCATTGGTATCATCATGATTGCACTGAGCGTCTTCATCCAATTCCCAGGATAAAGGAGTGCAAAAAACATGCCGAAAGTTACCATAACATTAAGCGATGACATTTGGACTTGGTGGAAAAAAAATCCATGGATTAATCTTTCACAGCTTGCAGAACGAGAACTTCACAGAATTAGAATGCTTGAAGAACGCGTGCTTGGGAATTGTCCAAGCTGTGGAAATACAAAGCTGCGTTTTGATGGAAAAACATATTGTTGCTCAAAGTGCGGATATGTCTATGAATAGAAAGTCACAACGATTCTGTCCTGAATGCGGATCAACTAATATCGACTGGGTGTTACCACAGCTCTGGTCAAAATGGCAATGTAAAGATTGTGGGTATCAGGGTGCACTCATCGTTGAAGATGGAAAGATCGGTGATGAAATCAGAAGAGAATATCTTAAAAAGAACAAATTCAATACTACTGGAAGGTAATGCGTATGCTTGTTACAACAACTGATTCGATTCCTGGTAGAGACGTCAAAGAGGTTCTTGGGGTTGTATTTGGATCATGTGTTCAAACTAAACATATCGGGAAAGACATCAGAGCAGGACTGCGAAATGTTATTGGTGGGGAGGCTAAGAGTTATACTGAACTTCTTGAGGAGGCACGGCGAACCGCGATGCAACGGATGATTGATGATGCAAAAAAACTTGGTGCTGATGCAATTATTGGTATGCGATACGCAACGGCGCAGACTATGGTTGGCGCTGCAGAACTTATCGCATTTGGTACCGCTGTAAAAACATATTAAAACAATAATGAATGTTGACCACAAGAAAGAGAGGATGGCTTATGTCTGTTATTGAGGTAAAAAATCTGAAAAAAAATTACGGACGCATTACAGCAGTTAGAGGAGTTTCTTTTTCAGTGAATCAAGGAGAGATTTTTGGTTTGATCGGACCGAATGGTGCCGGGAAAACAACGATTCTTCGAATTATTGCAACACTTCTAAAAATTAGTGAAGGATCTGTCTCGATCATGGGTTTTGATTGCACTCGAGAGGCAGATGAGATCCGAAAAATCATTAGTTATCTTCCTGAGGATGCTGGCGCGTATAAGAACCTCTCAGGAATTCAGTATCTCCGCTTCATTAGTAACTTTTTTGATACGCAAAATAAACAAGCCATGATCCAGCGAGGAGTTGAAATCGCAGATCTTGGTGATCGGATCAATGATCGAGTTGATACGTATAGTAAAGGAATGATGCGTAGACTTCTTGTTGGTCGAGCGTTGATGATTAATCCAAAACTAGCGATTCTTGATGAACCTACCTCAGGTCTTGATGTGATCAATGCACAACAGATCAGAAAAATCATTCAAACCACTGCAAAAAATGGTACAACCATTCTTCTCTCAAGTCATAATATGCTCGAAGTTGAATTTCTCTGTGATCGTATCGCGTTGATAACCGATGGTCGGATTGTTGAGGAAGGAACGCCAAAATCGTTACTGCAGAAATATGCTGCGAACAACATTGAGGATGTGTTTGTTAAGGTGGTGAAACCATGACTGCTTTGGGAAATATTTTGAAAAAGGAGATCAGAGAGCTTCTCACGCCTGCAACATTTCTTCCTATCATCATCGTCGCGTTCTTGTTTGGAACGATGGGGAGTTCACTCCAGGGTATCCAGGAGGAAGCAAAGCAACCACCGATTATTGGTGTCATCACTGCTGATTCTGGCGTGTTTGCACAGACAGCAACAGCGATTTTTTCCCAATATGCAAATGTTACATTTACTGGGTCTTCCCTTGCTGAGAAAGAAATCGGTTTTACGGTCCTTAAAGAAAATCATGGTGCTGCTCTAATTTATATCCCTGAAAATTTCACGAGCAATATTCTCTTAGGACAACCAGGGTATGTTGAGATTTTCTGGGTGATGCAGGGTACGGGCATCATGGATGCCATTCCATCAGCAGCTGTTGGTTTTCTCATCCAAAAGATCGATATGAATATTTCTCAAACACTCATTCAACAGAACAGTTCGATGAATGCTTCAGTTGTTCTTGCGCCAACACAGCGTTTTGAAACCACATATTTTAAAGGGAAAGAATTCACCGGTATTTCTCCGGATACGATCATTAGTTTACTTTCCTCACAATCAATGTTGATCCCGATTGTTATTATGATGATTATTATCATGGCAGGGGGTATTGTTATTACCTCGATGGCGTTAGAAAAAGAAAACAAAACCCTTGAAACATTACTTACGTTGCCGGTTAAACGTACGAGTATTGTTACGGGAAAACTGATCGCAAGTGCAGTCATCGGTCTTCTCTTGTCAATTATTTATATGATTGGGATGAGTTATTATTTTCAAGGTTTTTCAATGTCTCAAGAGGGTAATCTTGCGATGTTCGGATTGACGCTTTCAATACCTGATTTTCTCTTGATTGGTGTATCGATGTTTGTGGCATTAATTGCTGGACTTGCGTTATGCATGTTGCTTGGCACCTTTGCAAAAAACTACAAGAGTGCACAGACGTTGACATTCCCGATAACCATGTTTGCTATGATTCCAATGTTTATTGCGATGTTTGCTGATTTTGACACACTTCCGTTACTGCTGAAGGTTTTTGTTTTTGCGATACCTTTTTCTCATCCTATGCTTGCACCACGAGCACTGCTTTTTGATGACTATCTATTGGTTGTTGGTGGGATCGTCTATGTTCTCATTTTTGCTCTTATTACGATTGGCATTGTTGTCTGGATTTTTAAAACTGATCGACTTTTAACTGGAAGTTTACGGAAAAAAAAGACCAAGGGTTTTATGTTTGTGAACCGGCGTAGCTTCTAATTTTTTTCTCTTATTTTTTTACCCTAAGATACATAAAGAATAGATGTCCTTCAGCTTTCTTTGATACGGTTTGTACGCCGTCAACCGTGATTGTTATCGTAATGGTAACCGGGCCGATACCACGGATTGAGGTCATTGCGATGTGCTGTGTTGCTCCGGCTTTAAGACAGGAGATACTTCCACTCTTTTTCATATGAATTGAATCAAAGAGACCGCCGGTGACCGTAATGCTCCATTCAATATTAAATGCGTCATCACCGAGGTTTTTCAGCTCAGCTGAGACTTTTCCTTGTTTCAACAATCCACCCCATCCACCGGTGATCTTCCCAATGACGACCTGTGGATCTATGATACGGATCGTGAGTGGTTCAGACCAAGTGCTCTTTTTGTGGAGGATATCTACAGCGTAGATTCTGATACTGTAGGTTCCTACGGTATCCCATGAATGATTGACGATGACTTGCTCTCCTGAATTCAGTGGTCCAACCCAAGTCCATGTATCATCTCCCCAATCCCAATAATACAATATGTTGTGTCCTTCAGGATCAGAGGAAACTGTAGAGAACGTATAGTTAACATCTGGTAATCCAACGGTTGGTCCATTTGGCTGATCTGGCTGCTCAGGTGGTAGATTTGCTCCAAAACAGAAAATCATACCTTCGCTGTTCATAACGTAGAGATCACCGTCGGCGAGAGCTGGTGCGCAAGAAAAACCAAACGTGAATTCTTTTGACCATTGCTGTTCTCCTGTAGATGCATTGAGGCAGTACACATTTCCTTTGAGATCAACGAAATAGACAAAACCATTTCCGGAGAGTACTGGTGGAGCAACCACTCCATCTTGCGTTTGATAACTCCAAACCAAATCATAGGTGGCGCTACTTGGATCATCGATGCCTTCATCAATTCCATCGGATGGGTCTGCATCAA comes from Candidatus Thermoplasmatota archaeon and encodes:
- a CDS encoding NAD(P)/FAD-dependent oxidoreductase, yielding MTSYDAVIVGCGPAGATVADNLAKKGYTIAVLEEHKKIGLPLSCAGLVSSRIFNYTTLLPASIIQNSISGAIIHSPSGETFTIGGDTSHALVINRPVFDEYLAASAEKNGASLILENKVTNIEKKNGQLTITTRYKKKRRTFTTKLLIGADGPQSLVRTMFSFPQPKETLNAVGAEITNTSLDPTFVHIFIGQHIAPGFFAWIIPINKDGTKARIGLCTTRTTTQPLTYYFNQLLKQQELKDIDIEHRIGGIIPLGPLTKTTTDNVMLVGDAAGHVKPTSGGGIYPALLCATQCATVAAEALETQDFTDAFLKKYHTTWTRDIGKELAIGMRFRNIYKKLNDQQLNNICQKLSSQKSIEIINQFGDIDYPSKLALPLLKKIPTFLKYIPHALITKKKE
- the pth2 gene encoding peptidyl-tRNA hydrolase Pth2, whose translation is MSKENSIDFEYKMVLISRKDLPLSPGKLAVQVAHAAVECTLLTKQHKSVWFSKWHREGGKKVVVKVDCLDDFFKLKNDAEKLGIAAVIITDAGLTEIPEGTQTVLGLGPAPAALLDRITGSLSLL
- a CDS encoding ABC transporter permease; the encoded protein is MTALGNILKKEIRELLTPATFLPIIIVAFLFGTMGSSLQGIQEEAKQPPIIGVITADSGVFAQTATAIFSQYANVTFTGSSLAEKEIGFTVLKENHGAALIYIPENFTSNILLGQPGYVEIFWVMQGTGIMDAIPSAAVGFLIQKIDMNISQTLIQQNSSMNASVVLAPTQRFETTYFKGKEFTGISPDTIISLLSSQSMLIPIVIMMIIIMAGGIVITSMALEKENKTLETLLTLPVKRTSIVTGKLIASAVIGLLLSIIYMIGMSYYFQGFSMSQEGNLAMFGLTLSIPDFLLIGVSMFVALIAGLALCMLLGTFAKNYKSAQTLTFPITMFAMIPMFIAMFADFDTLPLLLKVFVFAIPFSHPMLAPRALLFDDYLLVVGGIVYVLIFALITIGIVVWIFKTDRLLTGSLRKKKTKGFMFVNRRSF
- a CDS encoding ABC transporter ATP-binding protein gives rise to the protein MSVIEVKNLKKNYGRITAVRGVSFSVNQGEIFGLIGPNGAGKTTILRIIATLLKISEGSVSIMGFDCTREADEIRKIISYLPEDAGAYKNLSGIQYLRFISNFFDTQNKQAMIQRGVEIADLGDRINDRVDTYSKGMMRRLLVGRALMINPKLAILDEPTSGLDVINAQQIRKIIQTTAKNGTTILLSSHNMLEVEFLCDRIALITDGRIVEEGTPKSLLQKYAANNIEDVFVKVVKP
- a CDS encoding tyrosine--tRNA ligase, encoding MDSYELIVRNAVEVVTHDELRGVLQKDSPKMYIGFEPSGSVHLGWMICIQKMKDFLSAGFECIILLADWHAYINDKLGGNLEKIQLCGTYMEHCFAALGLDTSKIRFVYAHEYVGDSKYWELVLKTAKATSVARVKRAMDIMGRKEEDMEKDLSKLLYPVMQVSDIFYLDVDVAFGGMDQRHAHMLARDVARKLNRKSPVAVHTPLLSGLQAGSRMDPIESKMSKSKPDSMISIHDSSETVKRKLGKAFCPEKQVEGNPVLELCKYVIFPWLDGAVFVIERPEKFGGNLEFDRYDALENAFLQGIHPLDLKNAVATYITQMLEPVHRYFQQHQEVLEKMRSIGIIQ
- the purB gene encoding adenylosuccinate lyase, translating into MENPVCPLEYRYGRKEVKDIFGETSKLQFYLDVEAALARAHAAVGNIPKKAADEISRKASVKFVTVDRVKQIEQETRHDLMAVTKALSEVCEGDAGNYVHLGATSYDIVDTANALQFSLAADYLSKEVKELRQTLVGLAQKYKKTIMLGRTHGQFSIPITFGLKMAVYAMEVDRHLERLHECKSRVLVGKMSGAVGTGAAMGPHVLKIQELVMKDLRLGIEEAATQIVGRDRYIELISVLANIAASIEKFATEIRNLQRSEIGEVSEAFESKKQVGSSTMPQKRNPIVCEQICGLARVIRSLIIPTYENALQWHERDLCNSSSERFILPHALILTDWIVFQMNKVFSGLQVYPENMERNIQRSLGLPMAEAVMTKLVEKGLGRGQAHEIVRMCSHRAFEQHRSLQEILSKDQQVSTLLTDRELAEVLDPQQYLGVSEEIVDRVVKKLTR
- a CDS encoding DUF5749 family beta-barrel protein, with product MMLSIWFLQFCQFFGNFFSFSKKDKKDQQQIKVSDKKNLLCRFVLDSSGKKVGETVAVVDEDILIIKSGCQFLGVPLKHVEENGKTILVKGLIDYTKACELGETWRETATRDA
- a CDS encoding YbjQ family protein, with translation MLVTTTDSIPGRDVKEVLGVVFGSCVQTKHIGKDIRAGLRNVIGGEAKSYTELLEEARRTAMQRMIDDAKKLGADAIIGMRYATAQTMVGAAELIAFGTAVKTY
- a CDS encoding YbjQ family protein; this encodes MILSNTDFIPGKEVAEVLGLVRGNTVQAKVFYKDIAAGFRNFVGGEIKEYTEMLSEAREIALKRMEQKAEKLGADAIINVRFMTSAIMASAAEILPMEPQ